Proteins encoded by one window of Lactobacillus sp. ESL0684:
- a CDS encoding GntR family transcriptional regulator, translating to MAIPNLPKYKIIADDLLQKIQTGIYPLGTIIPAETELAQKYQVSRPTVRQAISNLVNQGYLERRRKRGTLVKKTKIEQEFTHLIESYSSEMSAKGMYPKTNLLYFKEEAAKEEVANSLHIKEAEAVFKLVRLRYANDQPTVLVTTYIPQKRVPELIKYDFAKDSLYKVLEKYDLKVTHVIRKLEVLEADETIASLLNVAQGKPIFNFHTQGMTIDEQPIEYSIAKYRGDINSFVIDVQQ from the coding sequence ATGGCAATACCGAATCTTCCCAAATATAAAATAATCGCAGATGATCTTTTGCAGAAAATCCAGACAGGTATTTATCCATTAGGAACCATTATTCCTGCTGAAACTGAATTGGCACAAAAGTATCAGGTTAGCAGGCCAACCGTGCGTCAGGCAATTTCTAATTTGGTTAATCAGGGCTATTTGGAGCGTCGCCGTAAACGGGGAACTTTAGTAAAAAAGACCAAAATTGAGCAAGAATTCACGCATCTAATCGAAAGTTATAGCAGTGAAATGAGTGCTAAAGGTATGTATCCCAAAACTAACTTGCTTTACTTTAAAGAAGAAGCAGCTAAAGAAGAAGTGGCAAATAGTCTACATATCAAAGAAGCAGAGGCTGTTTTTAAACTAGTAAGACTGCGTTATGCAAATGATCAGCCTACTGTTTTAGTTACGACATATATTCCCCAAAAAAGGGTGCCAGAGTTAATCAAGTATGATTTTGCTAAAGATTCCTTATATAAAGTGCTGGAAAAATATGACTTAAAAGTTACCCATGTAATTCGTAAGTTGGAAGTACTTGAAGCCGATGAAACAATAGCAAGTTTATTGAATGTTGCTCAAGGTAAGCCAATTTTTAATTTTCATACTCAGGGGATGACGATTGATGAGCAACCAATTGAGTATTCGATCGCTAAGTATCGCGGTGATATTAATTCCTTTGTGATTGATGTTCAGCAGTAA